One stretch of Halobacillus litoralis DNA includes these proteins:
- the glmU gene encoding bifunctional UDP-N-acetylglucosamine diphosphorylase/glucosamine-1-phosphate N-acetyltransferase GlmU has product MTNRYAVVLAAGQGTRMKSKLYKVLHPVCGKPMVQHVVDQLNKLDLQELITVVGFGAEKVQEQLGEDSHYVIQEEQLGTGHAVLQADDILADKDGTTVVVCGDTPLLTGETLQKLLDHHDAEGAKATVLTAHAEDPHGYGRVIRGGNGQVERIVEQKDASDEEQAIQEINTGTYCFDNAMLFDALKNVSNDNVQGEYYLPDVIEILKGQGETISAYQTPEFSESLGVNDRVALSKAEKLMKQRINEQHMRNGVTLVDPDQTYIGPDVTIGRDVVIYPGSVLEGKTTIEDDALIGPHSTITNSHVGSETTIKQSVAADSKIGSRVQIGPFAHIRPQSSLGDDVKVGNFVEVKKASFGDGSKASHLSYIGDAEVGSGVNIGCGTITVNYDGENKHLTTIEDDAFIGCNSNLIAPVTVGKGAYVAAGSTINQDVPSEALSIARSRQTNKEGYASKMKSIKKD; this is encoded by the coding sequence ATGACTAATCGATATGCTGTCGTTCTAGCCGCTGGCCAAGGCACACGTATGAAATCAAAACTTTATAAGGTTTTGCATCCTGTATGTGGTAAGCCGATGGTCCAGCACGTTGTCGACCAGTTGAATAAACTAGATTTGCAAGAATTGATCACCGTTGTAGGTTTTGGTGCTGAAAAAGTTCAGGAACAGCTTGGTGAAGATAGTCATTATGTCATCCAGGAGGAACAGTTGGGAACAGGACACGCTGTTTTGCAAGCGGATGATATTCTGGCAGATAAAGACGGGACGACCGTGGTCGTTTGTGGCGATACACCATTGTTGACAGGAGAAACGCTGCAAAAGCTTCTGGATCATCATGATGCAGAAGGGGCGAAGGCGACGGTTTTGACTGCCCATGCCGAAGACCCACATGGGTACGGACGCGTCATCCGTGGCGGAAATGGCCAGGTGGAACGAATTGTAGAGCAAAAAGATGCGTCTGATGAAGAACAGGCCATTCAAGAAATCAATACAGGTACGTATTGCTTTGATAATGCGATGTTGTTTGATGCACTTAAAAACGTCTCCAATGACAATGTACAGGGCGAATATTACCTGCCAGATGTCATTGAAATCCTGAAAGGTCAGGGCGAAACAATCAGTGCTTATCAAACACCGGAGTTTTCGGAATCTCTTGGTGTTAATGATCGTGTGGCTTTGTCAAAAGCAGAAAAGCTAATGAAACAACGAATTAACGAGCAACATATGAGAAACGGGGTTACGCTCGTCGATCCTGATCAAACGTATATTGGTCCGGATGTGACCATAGGAAGAGATGTTGTCATCTATCCTGGAAGCGTTTTGGAAGGGAAAACGACGATTGAAGATGATGCCCTTATTGGTCCACACTCTACAATTACAAACAGTCACGTAGGTAGTGAGACGACCATTAAGCAGAGTGTCGCTGCTGATAGTAAAATCGGATCCCGTGTACAGATTGGGCCTTTTGCTCATATCCGTCCGCAATCGTCTCTAGGTGACGATGTGAAAGTCGGAAACTTTGTGGAAGTGAAAAAGGCTTCCTTCGGCGATGGAAGTAAAGCTTCTCACCTAAGTTATATCGGTGATGCGGAAGTCGGAAGTGGTGTCAACATCGGCTGTGGAACCATAACGGTAAACTACGATGGAGAGAACAAGCATTTGACGACGATTGAAGATGATGCATTCATCGGATGCAATTCAAACTTGATCGCTCCTGTCACTGTAGGAAAAGGCGCTTATGTGGCTGCGGGCTCCACGATTAATCAGGATGTCCCATCCGAGGCTTTGTCTATTGCCCGTTCCCGTCAGACGAATAAAGAAGGCTATGCAAGTAAAATGAAATCGATCAAAAAAGATTAA
- a CDS encoding GIY-YIG nuclease family protein produces the protein MENSHFVYMLKCKDGTLYTGYTNNLEARLDKHQSGKGAKYTRGRGPLVLEAYEVYETKSEALQQEYRLKRMTRKEKENWIKQRKEGVSLNERTKKFHGS, from the coding sequence ATGGAGAATAGTCATTTTGTCTATATGCTCAAATGTAAAGATGGGACCCTTTATACCGGTTACACCAACAATCTGGAAGCTAGATTAGATAAGCATCAGAGCGGCAAAGGGGCCAAGTACACAAGAGGTAGAGGGCCGCTCGTACTGGAAGCTTATGAAGTGTATGAGACGAAGTCAGAAGCCTTACAACAAGAATACCGGCTGAAACGAATGACAAGGAAAGAGAAAGAAAATTGGATCAAACAAAGAAAGGAAGGGGTGAGCTTGAATGAACGTACAAAAAAGTTTCACGGATCATGA
- a CDS encoding AbrB/MazE/SpoVT family DNA-binding domain-containing protein, translated as MKSTGIVRKVDELGRVVIPIELRRTLGINEKDALEIYVDDDRIVLKKYKPNMTCHVTGEVSDENMKLANGNLVLSKEGAQMLLSELQDNLK; from the coding sequence ATGAAATCTACAGGTATCGTACGTAAAGTCGACGAGCTCGGTCGCGTGGTTATTCCGATCGAACTCCGCCGCACATTAGGCATTAACGAAAAGGACGCGTTGGAGATTTATGTAGACGATGATCGCATCGTTCTAAAAAAATATAAGCCCAACATGACTTGCCATGTCACAGGGGAAGTTTCAGATGAAAATATGAAACTGGCAAACGGCAACCTAGTCCTAAGCAAAGAAGGCGCGCAAATGCTGCTTTCAGAATTACAAGACAACCTAAAATAA
- a CDS encoding 50S ribosomal protein L25/general stress protein Ctc has product MAITLKANQRQNLKQSVTRELRLEGNIPSVVYGKDKEPITVAVNSIELLKTVRDEGKNAIISLDIDGKDTVDVMLHEYQVDPLKDELIHADFYVVNMSEEMDVEVPVHLEGEAAGSKEGGVVQQPLYDLAVRAKPRDIPEEIVVDISELNIGDSIMVGDLKESKNYEITEDENTTIVSVTPPEEMPEDEPDTDADAEPEVINEKSEDAEEDSEEKEE; this is encoded by the coding sequence TTGGCTATTACATTAAAAGCAAATCAAAGACAAAATCTCAAGCAATCTGTAACCCGTGAACTTCGCCTGGAAGGAAACATTCCTAGTGTCGTATACGGGAAGGATAAAGAACCGATCACGGTTGCTGTTAACAGCATAGAGTTACTTAAAACCGTACGTGATGAAGGTAAGAACGCGATTATCTCTCTTGATATCGATGGAAAAGACACCGTGGATGTCATGCTGCATGAATATCAAGTCGATCCATTGAAAGATGAATTGATCCACGCAGACTTTTATGTTGTAAACATGTCTGAGGAGATGGATGTTGAAGTTCCTGTACACTTAGAAGGTGAAGCGGCAGGAAGTAAAGAGGGCGGCGTTGTTCAGCAGCCACTTTACGATTTGGCTGTCCGCGCGAAACCGCGTGATATTCCTGAGGAAATCGTTGTTGACATTTCAGAACTGAATATCGGTGACAGCATTATGGTTGGTGACTTGAAAGAGTCCAAAAACTATGAGATTACCGAAGACGAAAATACGACGATTGTATCTGTTACTCCTCCGGAAGAGATGCCGGAAGATGAGCCAGATACAGATGCTGATGCTGAACCTGAAGTCATTAATGAGAAATCAGAGGATGCAGAAGAAGATTCCGAAGAAAAAGAAGAGTAA
- the rnmV gene encoding ribonuclease M5, translating into MKIKEVIVVEGKDDTARIKSAVDADTIETNGSAIDERVLEQIKHAHEKRGVIIFTDPDYPGERIRHIVSQHVPACKHAFLPKHRARAKHDKGIGIEHASIADIQEALSAVYELMDIHEGEIGKSDLVNYGLIGGPKASKRREKLGIVLKIGKTNGKQLLKRLNMFHITSHQLNEAMDQIIQEERDEQ; encoded by the coding sequence GTGAAAATTAAAGAAGTGATTGTCGTGGAAGGGAAAGATGATACCGCCCGAATTAAATCAGCCGTGGATGCAGATACCATTGAGACAAATGGATCTGCGATTGATGAGCGTGTTCTTGAGCAAATCAAACATGCCCATGAAAAAAGAGGAGTCATCATTTTTACAGATCCCGATTACCCTGGAGAACGGATCAGGCATATCGTAAGTCAGCATGTTCCTGCATGCAAGCATGCCTTTTTACCAAAACATCGTGCGCGCGCCAAACATGATAAAGGAATCGGTATCGAACATGCCTCGATTGCCGATATTCAGGAAGCACTGTCTGCGGTTTATGAACTAATGGATATCCATGAAGGCGAAATTGGAAAAAGTGACCTCGTCAACTACGGTCTCATCGGAGGGCCAAAAGCCTCTAAGCGTCGTGAAAAATTGGGGATCGTCCTCAAAATTGGCAAGACGAACGGAAAACAATTGCTAAAACGATTGAATATGTTCCACATTACATCCCACCAGCTAAATGAAGCGATGGATCAGATCATACAGGAGGAAAGAGATGAACAGTAA
- a CDS encoding G5 and 3D domain-containing protein, with protein sequence MKIGKLLKSAISHMMVWATVIAVLCIAFLVTVSYEATKASVQVTQNGQKELIRTHADTIDELLSELNVTVQQHDELSHNLSDPVEYGMDVTYIASKSINLAIDRNHTEEYFTTASTVEEFFEQEGLEFKERDELSHDPDALIEEGMDIKVQQAFQVTVNDGGKSEAVWTTASTVDELLQKEGITLNELDELNLNEEEELSSDKKVMITRVEKVTDIVEEEVDFTVETKKDHSLPKGEKKVVSNGEKGLITKEYEVILKNGEEASRELVEETVEQESKTEVVALGTKVEKKATAAASSSSNSSSSSRSSSSQASTTVSRNDTSGAKTLYMHATAYTANCAGCSGITATGINLKANPNKKVVAVDPNVIPLGSRVWVEGYGYAIAGDTGGAINGNRIDLFVSSRSEALKFGSRNVKVKILD encoded by the coding sequence ATGAAAATAGGAAAACTGTTAAAATCAGCCATTAGTCACATGATGGTATGGGCAACTGTGATTGCCGTCCTATGCATCGCCTTTTTAGTAACCGTTTCGTATGAAGCTACTAAAGCTTCTGTACAAGTGACACAAAACGGGCAGAAAGAACTGATACGCACTCATGCTGATACAATTGATGAATTATTATCAGAGCTCAATGTCACTGTCCAACAACATGATGAATTATCACATAACTTATCCGATCCGGTTGAATATGGAATGGATGTCACGTACATAGCATCTAAGTCTATCAATCTAGCCATCGATCGTAACCATACAGAAGAATACTTTACAACAGCCTCGACGGTGGAGGAGTTCTTTGAGCAGGAGGGTCTTGAGTTTAAGGAACGGGATGAATTATCCCATGATCCTGATGCTCTCATTGAAGAAGGCATGGATATTAAAGTCCAGCAGGCCTTCCAAGTGACCGTCAATGATGGTGGGAAATCCGAAGCAGTCTGGACGACCGCCTCCACGGTTGACGAATTGCTTCAAAAAGAGGGAATCACCCTGAATGAACTGGATGAATTGAATCTCAATGAAGAAGAAGAGCTTTCCTCTGATAAAAAGGTCATGATTACAAGAGTCGAAAAAGTGACGGATATTGTGGAAGAGGAAGTTGACTTCACAGTGGAAACAAAGAAAGACCATTCTCTTCCGAAAGGGGAAAAGAAAGTCGTTTCCAATGGGGAAAAAGGTTTGATTACGAAGGAATACGAAGTAATCTTAAAAAACGGCGAGGAAGCAAGCCGTGAACTGGTCGAAGAAACAGTGGAACAAGAGAGCAAGACAGAAGTAGTTGCTCTTGGCACGAAAGTAGAGAAGAAAGCAACAGCTGCTGCTTCAAGTTCTTCCAACTCGTCAAGCTCTTCCCGGTCTTCTTCCAGTCAAGCTTCTACAACGGTATCGCGAAACGATACAAGTGGAGCGAAGACCTTATATATGCATGCCACAGCCTACACGGCCAACTGTGCAGGATGTTCCGGCATTACGGCTACAGGCATCAACTTGAAAGCGAATCCTAACAAAAAAGTCGTAGCCGTTGACCCGAACGTCATTCCACTTGGAAGTCGTGTCTGGGTAGAAGGATATGGGTATGCCATTGCCGGAGACACAGGTGGAGCCATCAACGGAAACCGAATCGATTTATTCGTTTCTTCCAGGAGCGAAGCGCTTAAGTTTGGGTCTCGCAATGTAAAAGTTAAAATATTGGATTAA
- the pth gene encoding aminoacyl-tRNA hydrolase, translating into MKCIVGLGNPGKKYEDTRHNIGFMIIDELASRNQWSLSQKKFNGLFTMERFNVEKVILLKPQTYMNLSGEALRPMMDFYDIDIEDVLVVYDDLDLPPGKIRLRKKGGHGGHNGIRNIIDQLGTKEFKRLRVGVGRPEGSKTVIDHVLGGFSKEEQGPVEESIDASVKACEAWIERPFNEVMNDFNVK; encoded by the coding sequence ATGAAGTGTATAGTAGGACTTGGAAATCCAGGGAAAAAGTATGAAGACACCCGACATAATATCGGGTTTATGATTATAGATGAATTGGCTTCACGAAATCAGTGGTCTTTGAGTCAGAAAAAATTTAACGGTTTATTCACGATGGAGCGTTTCAACGTGGAGAAAGTGATCCTCTTGAAACCTCAAACATATATGAATTTATCCGGAGAAGCTCTCCGACCGATGATGGACTTTTATGATATCGATATTGAAGATGTATTGGTGGTATATGATGACTTGGATCTGCCGCCAGGGAAGATTCGTTTGCGGAAAAAAGGAGGCCATGGTGGCCATAACGGCATTCGCAATATTATTGATCAGCTGGGAACAAAAGAATTCAAACGGCTGCGTGTCGGTGTAGGTCGTCCGGAAGGTTCAAAAACGGTCATCGATCATGTGTTGGGTGGCTTCTCTAAAGAAGAACAAGGACCAGTGGAAGAAAGTATTGATGCTTCGGTAAAAGCTTGTGA
- a CDS encoding tRNA1(Val) (adenine(37)-N6)-methyltransferase produces the protein MVQLYGDERIDFLLAKENMRIIQSPSVFAFSLDAVLLADFTYVPKTRGKILDLCTGNGVVPLFLSTRSSVPITGVEIQERLYDMALRNIELNDLGDQLDMIHGDLKDMPGHYGNDKFDLVTCNPPYFPTPKADEQNLNEHLAIARHEIHCSLEDVVESCSRLAKSGGKVSMVHRPDRMVEIIQLFKKYKLEPKRMQLVYPKEGKEANILLMEGVRDGKPGLKILPPLYALTKDDEYTQELREILYGE, from the coding sequence ATGGTTCAATTATATGGAGATGAACGAATTGATTTTTTATTAGCGAAAGAAAACATGCGGATTATACAAAGTCCGAGCGTATTCGCTTTTTCATTGGATGCGGTATTACTTGCTGACTTTACTTACGTACCAAAAACACGCGGAAAAATCCTGGATTTATGTACAGGTAACGGAGTTGTCCCTCTTTTTCTTTCCACGCGCTCCAGTGTTCCGATTACCGGAGTGGAAATTCAGGAGCGGCTTTATGATATGGCCCTCCGTAATATCGAGCTGAATGATCTCGGTGATCAACTTGATATGATTCATGGTGATTTGAAGGACATGCCTGGTCATTACGGAAATGACAAATTCGACCTTGTCACGTGCAACCCTCCTTATTTTCCTACTCCCAAAGCGGATGAACAGAACTTGAATGAGCATTTGGCAATCGCAAGGCACGAAATCCACTGCAGTTTAGAAGACGTGGTAGAGTCCTGCAGCAGGCTGGCCAAGTCCGGGGGCAAAGTATCTATGGTACATCGCCCAGATCGTATGGTAGAAATCATTCAGTTATTCAAGAAGTACAAGTTGGAACCGAAACGGATGCAACTCGTATATCCAAAAGAAGGAAAAGAGGCGAACATTCTTCTGATGGAAGGGGTCAGAGATGGAAAGCCAGGGCTGAAAATTTTACCACCGCTATACGCTCTTACGAAAGATGACGAATATACTCAAGAACTAAGGGAAATTCTTTATGGAGAATAG
- the ispE gene encoding 4-(cytidine 5'-diphospho)-2-C-methyl-D-erythritol kinase, translating to MQILEKAPAKINLSLDVLHKRADGFHEVEMVMTTVDLADRIELTLLSEDEIKVESESRFVPNDERNLAYRAAKLLKDRFRVTQGVKIFIEKNIPVAAGLAGGSSDAAAVLRGVNRMWGLGLSMDELAELGSEIGSDVSFCVYGGTALATGRGEKIQHLPAPPPCWVVLSKPTLGVSTQSVYKNLDLSAAHHPNTKAMVKALNEGNYDGICQNVGNTLEGVTLQMHEEVGQIKEQMKQAGADAVLMSGSGPTVFSIVEHDARAQRIYNSLKGFCTEVFMVRMLGYSEPLDK from the coding sequence ATGCAAATACTTGAAAAAGCTCCTGCGAAAATTAATTTGTCTCTTGATGTTTTACATAAACGAGCGGACGGATTTCATGAAGTAGAGATGGTCATGACAACTGTAGATCTTGCGGATCGCATTGAATTGACTCTCCTCTCTGAAGATGAAATCAAAGTGGAATCGGAAAGCCGTTTTGTTCCGAACGATGAGCGAAATCTAGCCTATCGTGCGGCCAAATTGCTGAAAGATCGATTCCGTGTGACTCAAGGAGTAAAGATCTTTATTGAAAAGAACATTCCTGTAGCTGCTGGGCTTGCAGGTGGTAGCAGTGATGCGGCAGCTGTCCTCCGAGGTGTGAACCGGATGTGGGGACTAGGGTTGAGCATGGATGAATTAGCTGAACTAGGATCTGAAATTGGTTCAGACGTGTCTTTTTGCGTGTATGGAGGAACGGCACTTGCAACCGGGCGAGGGGAAAAAATCCAGCACCTGCCTGCCCCTCCGCCGTGTTGGGTGGTCCTTTCTAAACCAACGCTTGGTGTATCGACCCAGTCGGTCTATAAGAATCTTGATTTGAGTGCTGCTCACCATCCGAATACAAAAGCCATGGTAAAAGCTTTGAATGAAGGAAACTATGACGGTATTTGTCAGAACGTCGGCAATACCCTTGAAGGTGTGACGCTTCAGATGCATGAGGAAGTCGGTCAAATCAAAGAGCAGATGAAACAGGCAGGGGCTGATGCGGTTCTTATGAGCGGAAGTGGACCGACTGTCTTTTCCATTGTTGAACACGATGCTCGAGCCCAAAGAATTTATAACAGTTTAAAGGGTTTTTGTACGGAGGTTTTCATGGTTCGTATGCTTGGTTACAGTGAACCACTTGATAAATAA
- a CDS encoding ribose-phosphate diphosphokinase produces MATGYKDSKLKVFSLNSNPELAKEIADNIGVELGKCTVTSFSDGEIQINIEESIRGCDVYVVQSTCEPVNQHIMELLIMIDALKRASARSINIVMPYYGYARQDRKARAREPITAKLIADLLETAGASRVLMLDLHAPQIQGFFNLPIDHLVGVPILSDYFEEKNFEDVVIVSPDHGGVTRARKMADRLKAPIAIIDKRRPRPNVAEVMNIVGNIEGKTAILIDDIIDTAGTITLAANALVENGAKEVFACCTHPVLSGPAIERIDNSKIKELVVTNTIPLGEEKSSEKITELSVAGLISEAIVRVHERQSISILFD; encoded by the coding sequence ATGGCAACTGGATATAAGGATTCAAAACTGAAAGTATTCTCACTCAACTCAAATCCTGAGTTAGCGAAAGAGATTGCTGATAACATCGGCGTCGAGCTAGGTAAATGTACAGTCACGAGCTTTAGTGACGGAGAGATTCAAATCAACATTGAAGAAAGTATCCGTGGGTGTGATGTGTATGTTGTCCAATCCACATGTGAGCCTGTCAATCAACACATCATGGAACTCCTAATCATGATCGATGCTCTAAAACGTGCATCAGCAAGATCAATCAATATTGTCATGCCATACTACGGTTATGCAAGACAAGACAGAAAAGCGCGTGCCCGTGAACCGATTACGGCGAAGTTAATTGCTGATCTGCTAGAAACGGCAGGAGCTTCCCGCGTATTGATGCTTGATCTACACGCACCTCAAATTCAAGGATTCTTCAACTTGCCGATCGATCACCTTGTCGGTGTTCCGATTCTATCCGACTATTTTGAGGAAAAGAATTTTGAGGATGTTGTCATCGTTTCTCCTGACCATGGAGGCGTAACACGTGCCCGTAAAATGGCGGATCGTCTAAAAGCCCCTATCGCTATCATTGATAAGCGTCGTCCGCGTCCAAACGTTGCAGAAGTCATGAACATTGTCGGTAACATTGAAGGCAAGACCGCGATTTTAATCGATGACATTATTGATACGGCGGGCACTATTACACTGGCGGCCAATGCTCTTGTCGAGAACGGCGCCAAAGAAGTGTTTGCTTGTTGTACGCACCCTGTTCTATCAGGACCTGCCATCGAGCGTATTGATAATTCGAAAATTAAAGAGCTTGTGGTCACAAACACGATTCCGCTTGGTGAAGAGAAATCAAGCGAGAAAATTACAGAGCTTTCTGTAGCTGGCTTGATCAGTGAAGCCATTGTTCGTGTTCATGAACGTCAATCCATTAGTATTTTATTTGATTAA
- a CDS encoding TatD family hydrolase: MLFDTHVHLNADQFDEDLEETIERAQEAGVQYMTVVGFDRKTIPKAMKIAERYENIYAAVGWHPVDAIDMTDEDLQWIEELSQHPKVVAIGEMGLDYHWDKSPKDVQKEVFRKQIHLAKKVKMPIIIHNREATDDIVEILKEENAAEVGGIMHCYSGPVETAKECIDMNFMISLGGPVTFKNAKLPKEVAKAVDLEHLLVETDCPFLAPHPNRGKRNEPAYVKLVAEQIAELKEISYEEVSKTTTSNALEFFGIQSQ, encoded by the coding sequence ATGTTGTTTGATACGCACGTCCACTTGAATGCAGATCAATTCGATGAGGACTTAGAAGAAACGATTGAAAGAGCTCAAGAAGCTGGTGTCCAGTATATGACAGTTGTAGGATTCGATAGGAAAACAATTCCGAAAGCGATGAAAATTGCCGAACGGTATGAAAACATCTATGCAGCTGTAGGTTGGCATCCGGTTGATGCCATTGATATGACAGATGAGGACCTTCAGTGGATCGAGGAATTATCTCAGCATCCTAAAGTCGTCGCGATTGGCGAGATGGGACTCGATTATCATTGGGATAAATCACCAAAGGATGTCCAAAAGGAAGTGTTCCGCAAACAGATCCATCTGGCAAAGAAAGTGAAGATGCCAATCATCATCCACAACCGTGAGGCAACCGATGATATCGTTGAAATTCTTAAAGAAGAGAATGCAGCGGAAGTTGGAGGAATCATGCACTGTTATAGCGGTCCGGTCGAGACGGCAAAAGAATGCATCGATATGAACTTTATGATCTCTTTAGGTGGTCCGGTCACTTTTAAAAATGCAAAATTACCGAAAGAAGTGGCCAAAGCAGTGGACCTTGAGCATTTGCTGGTGGAAACGGACTGCCCGTTTCTTGCTCCGCATCCGAACCGCGGGAAACGAAATGAGCCTGCCTATGTGAAGCTTGTTGCGGAACAAATCGCCGAGTTGAAGGAAATTTCGTATGAAGAGGTCAGCAAAACGACAACCTCGAACGCCCTCGAATTTTTTGGAATCCAGTCGCAATAA
- a CDS encoding small, acid-soluble spore protein, alpha/beta type, giving the protein MGRKRSMMSDSLKEEIARELGFYDKVEKDGWGGISGRDAGNMVKRAIQMAEEQMVNNQQ; this is encoded by the coding sequence ATGGGACGTAAGCGCAGCATGATGTCCGATTCGTTGAAAGAGGAAATCGCGAGAGAACTTGGGTTTTACGACAAGGTAGAAAAAGACGGATGGGGCGGCATTTCTGGGCGGGATGCCGGCAATATGGTAAAACGAGCAATTCAAATGGCAGAAGAACAAATGGTGAACAACCAACAGTAA
- the yabG gene encoding sporulation peptidase YabG: MISSGDLVTRKSYQHDIIFRVKTEKGPLLKLMGEHVRLEADAPLDDLEKVTGAEYHRRKSEVDEKEAYSYRLFRQDYRLLKEKREAEAGSGYADKKETNYFQIPPRILHIDGDPLFLKKCIALYEQLGLQVHGQYLHEKEMPNQVLSLIEKVHPEIVVLTGHDSYSKAKGTVRELESYRHSKYFVEAVRNIRRKYPNFDQMVVFAGACQSHFESIIRAGANFASSPARVNIHAIDPVYVAARVAYTSFMDHINIWEVIRNTISGEDGLGGIETKGLLRIGMPYTENQTEETEEP; encoded by the coding sequence ATGATATCAAGTGGAGACCTTGTAACACGGAAATCCTATCAGCACGACATCATTTTTCGAGTGAAGACAGAGAAGGGACCGCTCTTAAAATTGATGGGCGAACATGTACGACTCGAGGCCGACGCCCCTCTCGATGATCTTGAAAAAGTAACTGGAGCTGAGTATCACCGTAGAAAAAGTGAAGTGGATGAGAAAGAAGCCTATTCCTACCGTTTGTTTCGTCAGGATTACAGGCTCCTTAAAGAAAAAAGGGAAGCAGAAGCGGGAAGCGGGTATGCAGATAAGAAAGAAACCAATTACTTTCAAATACCGCCCCGTATTCTTCATATAGATGGAGATCCATTGTTTTTGAAAAAGTGTATTGCTTTATATGAACAACTTGGATTGCAAGTTCATGGACAATACCTTCACGAGAAAGAAATGCCGAACCAAGTCCTGTCTCTAATCGAAAAAGTGCACCCGGAAATTGTCGTTTTGACGGGGCATGACTCTTACTCAAAAGCGAAAGGAACCGTCAGGGAGTTAGAGTCTTATCGTCACTCCAAATACTTTGTAGAAGCTGTCAGGAACATACGGAGAAAATATCCGAATTTTGATCAGATGGTCGTATTTGCAGGGGCCTGCCAATCCCATTTTGAGTCCATCATCAGAGCAGGAGCGAACTTCGCGAGCTCCCCCGCCCGAGTAAACATTCACGCCATCGATCCGGTCTACGTCGCTGCACGTGTAGCATACACTTCGTTCATGGACCATATCAACATATGGGAAGTCATTCGCAATACCATAAGTGGAGAAGATGGCCTTGGCGGAATTGAAACCAAAGGATTGCTCCGCATCGGCATGCCTTACACCGAAAACCAAACCGAAGAAACCGAAGAACCATAA
- the veg gene encoding biofilm formation stimulator Veg yields the protein MAKTLVEIKQSLEGQIGKRLTLKANGGRRKTIERSGVLAETYPAVFIVELDQEENAFERVSYSYADVLTETVELNFDDLQTMALEQ from the coding sequence GTGGCTAAAACGTTAGTAGAAATCAAGCAATCCCTTGAAGGGCAAATTGGTAAACGCCTAACTTTGAAAGCAAACGGCGGACGCCGTAAAACAATCGAGCGATCCGGTGTACTGGCAGAAACATATCCTGCCGTTTTCATTGTAGAGTTGGATCAAGAAGAAAATGCTTTTGAACGTGTATCTTACAGCTATGCAGATGTACTTACAGAGACAGTCGAATTGAACTTCGACGACCTACAGACTATGGCACTTGAGCAGTGA
- the spoVG gene encoding septation regulator SpoVG gives MEVTDVRLRRVNTDGRMRAIASITLDQEFVVHDIRVIDGNNGLFVAMPSKRTPDGEFRDIAHPINSGTRGKIQDAVLEAYHRAGDEEEAEVEFEEAGAS, from the coding sequence ATGGAAGTAACTGACGTAAGACTGCGACGCGTGAATACTGATGGAAGAATGCGAGCAATTGCTTCTATTACCTTGGACCAGGAGTTTGTTGTCCATGACATACGGGTGATTGATGGCAACAATGGACTGTTCGTGGCGATGCCGAGCAAACGTACTCCGGATGGGGAGTTTCGTGACATTGCACACCCGATTAATTCAGGTACTCGTGGAAAGATCCAAGACGCTGTACTTGAAGCTTATCACCGTGCTGGTGATGAGGAAGAAGCTGAGGTGGAATTCGAAGAAGCCGGCGCTTCCTAA